The genomic stretch TCCGGTGATTGAATGATCCAGACAAGCGTAAGGCGGCGGGTAGCGACAGTGCCGTTTGCGTAACCAGCAACGATGTCACGAACGTGGGGAACTTGGTGTGTGATACCGATGCCAGCAGCCCAGAGCATGACTGTGCCGTATGAGCTGAGATCTTCGCCACCTGCAGGATGATGTTAGCGTTGTTCGGTAATATCGTATTAATATGCGCGATAGTGCAGTCTGGGGAAAAACAAGCTTCGGTACTCACCATAAGGCCCTTCTACAAATGCCGAGGTAGAAAATCTGCCGGCAGCCGATAGATCAGCTTTCCTGAACAGCTTGTCGGTAAATCCTGTGCGGCGTCTGATGATGAAAGACATGCTAGTCTTGTGGTGCTCGAGGATGTCTTGGCGGTTCATCGGCAGACCCTTCTCGTCGGGGACAGAAGAGGCAATGGTAAgatcttcctcttcttcactcCAAGCGACCGAGAAGGGGTGGTTGGTCCACAGTCCGACGGAAGGAATGTACAGGTAGGCGTGCTGACCTGGGCGGAACCTCCAGGGGCGTGCCATACGGACAGTTACGCGAAGGGCATCTCCGGGAAGTACTTCAACATCACAGGCGGTACCGCCAGAGCCGACATTGCGTAGCACCAGACGCGCAAATCTCCAGGTTCGCTCCATTGCCCAAAGAGCCATTACACCGTAGAGCATGAATTGCTGGGGACGCTCCTTAAGGTGGACCCATACGGCACCGAGTGCGAGGGCAGCGCCGACAATGTGACCGTGCAAGAAGACCTCGTAGAAGGAGTGGCGAACTGGCGATGGTGACTGAATTAGAAGGAAGACGAAAGCAACGGTTCCCTGGACTCGTGTTAGCTCTTATTCATAGATGCGTAATGATACACTTACAATGAAACCCGACATGATGAATTCGCTTCCAGTGATGGACGCCTGTACGGCACCCCATCCCTTAGTGTGCACCTTGTTGGAGATCCAGCAAACGGTGTGCGCAACAGCTTCGAGGATGACAATCCGTCCAAACCAGCGGTGGATGAGGTTCATGGTGTCGAAAGAGATACCCGTCAGCTTGATGATTGGGTTGTTGCGACCAGCGAGGAGGAACAGGGGGATCATGTTGATGACGGCCATGATACCGGAGCGGCTGAGCAGTTCACCAGCACCCGACGAAAACGTGCTGTAGTCGATCTTCCAGATGCAGAAGCCAATGTTGACGCACAGGTAGCCGACGAGGAAGAAGGTTTGCAGGCGGCTAGGCAGGGTGCCAACACCGATGGCGGAAGAGAGCTTGAACTCGCGGTGGTGACGGGTGCGGAAGAGAGGCGCATCGAGACAGTGCTTCTTGAAGGCAGCGTAGGTCCGGTTGGGAATTGAGAAGTATCGTTGTGTCTCGTTGTTCAGGCATGCTACTGTGCGGATGTATCGAACAAAGTAGAGGATGA from Pyrenophora tritici-repentis strain M4 chromosome 1, whole genome shotgun sequence encodes the following:
- a CDS encoding ferric reductase, encoding MSSFMEAARALSTRAGHGKEDPTAGRENVNVQHYLGYIWWIIVVVFFLYQVILYFVRYIRTVACLNNETQRYFSIPNRTYAAFKKHCLDAPLFRTRHHREFKLSSAIGVGTLPSRLQTFFLVGYLCVNIGFCIWKIDYSTFSSGAGELLSRSGIMAVINMIPLFLLAGRNNPIIKLTGISFDTMNLIHRWFGRIVILEAVAHTVCWISNKVHTKGWGAVQASITGSEFIMSGFIGTVAFVFLLIQSPSPVRHSFYEVFLHGHIVGAALALGAVWVHLKERPQQFMLYGVMALWAMERTWRFARLVLRNVGSGGTACDVEVLPGDALRVTVRMARPWRFRPGQHAYLYIPSVGLWTNHPFSVAWSEEEEDLTIASSVPDEKGLPMNRQDILEHHKTSMSFIIRRRTGFTDKLFRKADLSAAGRFSTSAFVEGPYGGEDLSSYGTVMLWAAGIGITHQVPHVRDIVAGYANGTVATRRLTLVWIIQSPEHLEWIRTWMTQILSMPRRREILKILLFVTRPRSTKEIHSPSSSVQMFPGRPNVQALVDQEMQEGIGAACVSTCGTGGLADELRRSVRNRESQWNVDFREESFSW